Proteins found in one Merismopedia glauca CCAP 1448/3 genomic segment:
- a CDS encoding NADPH-dependent FMN reductase, translating to MINFQIIAISGSLRAVCWNNAVLKAATKLAPKNVKITLYTGLADLTHFNPDLDQDPLPDPVIALRQFFKVGN from the coding sequence ATGATAAACTTCCAAATTATTGCTATATCTGGTAGTCTAAGAGCCGTTTGCTGGAATAATGCGGTTTTAAAGGCTGCGACCAAATTAGCACCAAAGAATGTCAAGATTACTCTCTATACAGGTCTTGCTGACTTAACCCATTTTAACCCAGATCTCGATCAAGATCCTTTGCCAGATCCGGTTATTGCCCTTCGTCAGTTTTTTAAGGTTGGCAATTGA
- a CDS encoding cytochrome P450, whose product MATITSSQIKKKLPDGPKVPVLIQIVRAMFDQFALAEKYYQKYGEIYYTPKSLLLPAFAIFNDPKAIEKVFTADPNSFEVGQQSSLPIRVLLGDNSLVALSGIQHQRQRKLLMPPFHGERMKSYGATMIKITKQVISQWEVGKPFSIRDYTQDISLRVILETIFGLDEGEKFERLRQVLVEWLDIFNSPLRSSLLFLPFLQKDLGTWSPWGQFIRKKQIIHEILNTEIDRRRNNPDTLADDILSLMLAARDEDGQPMSNAEIRDELITMLFAGHETTANSLAWAFYWLHYLPEIGQKLRLELNSLDKNADGNTINKLPYLNAVVSETLRLHPVVAFVNRQLKVPFEIMGYTFEPGTSLFPSIYLTHQREDIYPEPKKFKPERFLEKQFSPYEYLPFGGGNRRCLGYAFALFEMKLVLATVLSEVELELLDKHPLKTMRRGITFTPAGGVKMMVKSFK is encoded by the coding sequence ATGGCTACTATAACTTCATCTCAAATCAAAAAAAAACTACCTGATGGTCCCAAAGTTCCCGTCCTCATCCAAATAGTTCGAGCCATGTTCGATCAGTTTGCCTTGGCAGAGAAATACTATCAAAAATATGGAGAGATTTACTATACTCCAAAGTCATTATTGCTGCCAGCATTTGCTATTTTCAACGATCCAAAAGCAATTGAAAAAGTTTTTACCGCCGATCCAAATTCCTTTGAAGTCGGACAACAAAGTTCTTTGCCAATTAGGGTTTTATTGGGAGATAATTCTTTAGTTGCATTATCTGGAATCCAGCATCAAAGACAGCGCAAGCTGTTAATGCCTCCTTTTCATGGTGAGAGAATGAAAAGTTATGGCGCAACCATGATTAAAATTACCAAACAAGTTATTTCTCAGTGGGAAGTAGGTAAACCTTTTTCGATTCGCGACTACACTCAAGATATCTCTTTAAGAGTGATTTTAGAGACTATTTTTGGTTTGGATGAAGGGGAGAAATTTGAGCGTTTGAGACAAGTTTTGGTTGAATGGTTAGATATTTTCAACTCTCCTCTTAGATCTAGTTTGCTCTTTTTGCCTTTTCTCCAAAAGGATTTGGGTACTTGGAGTCCTTGGGGACAATTTATCAGAAAAAAACAAATTATTCACGAAATTCTGAATACTGAGATCGATCGCCGTAGAAATAATCCCGATACTTTGGCGGATGATATTCTTAGTTTAATGCTAGCCGCACGGGATGAAGATGGTCAACCCATGAGCAATGCAGAGATTCGAGACGAGTTAATCACAATGTTGTTTGCTGGTCATGAAACTACTGCTAATAGTTTAGCTTGGGCATTTTATTGGCTGCATTATCTGCCAGAAATAGGTCAAAAGTTAAGATTAGAATTAAATTCTTTAGATAAAAATGCTGATGGCAATACTATTAATAAACTCCCTTATCTTAATGCTGTAGTTTCTGAAACTCTCCGACTTCATCCTGTAGTTGCTTTTGTCAACCGTCAGTTGAAAGTACCTTTTGAAATTATGGGATATACTTTTGAACCTGGTACATCTCTATTTCCTTCTATTTATTTAACTCATCAGCGAGAAGATATTTATCCCGAACCCAAAAAGTTCAAACCAGAAAGATTTCTCGAAAAACAGTTTTCCCCTTACGAATATTTACCTTTTGGTGGTGGTAATCGTCGCTGTTTGGGTTATGCTTTTGCTCTGTTTGAGATGAAGTTAGTATTAGCCACTGTATTATCGGAAGTAGAGTTAGAATTGCTCGATAAGCATCCTTTGAAAACGATGCGTCGTGGGATTACTTTTACTCCTGCTGGTGGAGTCAAGATGATGGTTAAAAGCTTTAAATAA